GTTTTTcccttttctgttttatttctagtttctttttcatttagtttttaaCTAATATTAAAATAATCCCTAATTTAGTAATACATTAAAATCCCCTACAACAAAAAGGTTTTACCCCAAAGCTATTTAGTTTAGTATTTTGTTAATTATAAAAGCATTTGTATATTggtttttgctactgttttattcacctaagggtatttaaacattttataaaaatgggGTTTCTtaaccataattacctatgcattatttggcacgTCTAGagcattttagttttaatgtttggaAACTTTTACTGTTTGCctatattttaaatttgaatttgaatcgtttttgaactaactcgagtttatcaacagtaaccgagggGACGTGGCATCCTtagcagagggttactgtagcttaattatccgggcgtcacattgGTTCGGTCAGGAAAGAGCATTAATCCCGGTTGCATGACGAACCGagactaatgtgagcattagtcccggtttgagcgGCTAGGGCACCGTACAAGCATTACTCCCGGttcaaatgggacctttagtcccggttagtgccacgaaccgggactaaagggtgcgatgcccattagtaccggttcgtgccacgaaccggtgctaatgtggttgaggcattagtacccgttcgtggcaccaaccggtattaaTGGTGCAATTTTCAAATCCTACCGCCCCCCCTATCACCTTTtcagttttgtaaaaagcaaaagaaaatgataaaaacttcaaaagttaaaatccttcgagatgtagttatgttactacatctactaattaggaaaatgtaaaaacttaaatttggacatgttttgcaaaaagtggagggaaaatgtaaaacaggtataacttttgcatacgatgtcagaaaaaaacgtataatatatcaaaatgttcagcacgaaaatccgcatccgattttgACAGCCTACAACCtatttgcaaatttttagaatcctcaaattccaaaagggaaaaaagttatgctcaaatttcgttttttttaattttcGTTAAATCTGGtaaaactatggtcaaactacttattcaagaaatattagtattactaaataattattcaataatattagtgttactaaataattattcaataatattagtgttactaaataattattttagtttttttgaattttggtcaaatctggtcaaattgtggtcaaactgtggtcaaacaatggtcaaagtacttattcaagaaatattagtgttactaaataattattgtttttagAACAATAATTTTAAATTCAAACAGTGAAAtttgtgacttcatgctcaaactaaactcctgagggttaataggattgacatcttactattgttaggaaaacaacaagtgcagacttggaaacgagggagaatagaacccagaagttaagcgtgcttaggctgggggagtgagaggatgggtgaccgtccgggaagttagatgatttgaaATGATGAgcggtgattagagattaaattgagcagtgatgagggctgattagagattagaggttaaaataatttgGAAATTTGAAAAtcgaaaaaatatttcaaaaaaatcctttagtaccggttggtgttatcAACCGGGACTGAAGGTAGACCTTCAGGCAGCCATGTGGAGGGCCTTTAGTTCCGGTTggtataagaaccgggactaaagggggacctttagtaacgaccctttagtcccggttgcaGAACCGGGATAAATGGCCTTTTTTCTACCAGTGGACGGTGGAGCTGCGAAAAATACGGACGATTCGCGGGGCGGCGGTGCAATGGTGGCTGGGTGGGTGCTTGACGGTCGAGTGGTGGCTGTCGCAGCGGCAAGCTCGGCGGCGACGACAAGTCGGGCGGTGATGATGCTTCTGGTTGTCTTCCCATGCGAGCCCTCGTAGAGGCCACGAAATTTGATGGAGCAGGTTCATGGGCGAGAGAGGGAGGTGGACTGTTTGTTGAGTTCGATGCGACATTTATGAGCGGACTTGTGTTAGAGTTCAAGGGCATTTTGTTTTGGATGTATTGATTTGCCGCAATTTATTCGGGAACAAATCGTGTTTGAGTTAATGGATTTTTTTTATCTTGGTTTCAAAAATTCGTAGTGATCTAGTAGACATGTTTATGAAAAAATGGACATATTAGGGGACTTTTCCTGCCGACCGTCCTAGTCACCCTGGCCGGCCCGCCTGACCGGAGGCCGTCACATCTTTACCCAGCTTCACCCCACGGGATATCGCCACGTCGAGGCGTCATGTTGCTCGTCACAATTGTTATCCAAATCTGGCCAAGCTGTCGGTCCTACCAAGGCACCACTAAACAAAAACAATATAAAAAGGTGGTTCCCGCTCGCACCCGGGGAAGGCCGCAACctcccgccccgccccgccccgccacCGGCAAAAGCACGCCACCGCGCCAGCGACACAGCACCATTCTGAACCAACACATTTCCTCCTTGCTACAGCCTACAGCAACACACCCAGCGACGATTCGTCGAGGTAGCTTGTgttggcggcggcgatggcgatCCACCTGCTGGCGTTCATGGCGGCCAAGGGGTTCGTGCAGGTGTTCCAGGTCTCGGCGCCGCTGCTGTGGCCGCTCAACCTCTGGCTGCCCCTCCCGCGCAACCTGCCGGAGGTCTGCGTCGTCGTCTGCAGCGCGCTCGCCGCCCACGTCGCCTGGCTGCGCCGCGCCTACGCCCGCCGCGGCTCCCGAAGCCGCGATGACGACGACAGCGAGCTCCACCGCCAGGCGCTCGTCGACGCCTCCGCGTACTGAGATGCCGGAGCAGGACGGTTTTTCCTTTTTCATTCTGATGATTTGTAGGTTTGCTGGCTGCACTGCATGTTCGATCATTGTGTTCCCGAGCGTCCCGTGATATGTGTATGTTGGCTGCAAGTTGTAGTAGCATTCAATCTGTAGATACGAGTAAATTCTAGTAGTAAAACCGACGGATTCTGTCGTGATTATTCGCTTTGGTCAATTGCTCCAGCATCTCCAATGCAACGGTACTAGAGTTACTATTTCTTCAGGAATTTTTCCATGGCAAGAACAGAGTAGTTTTATTTGTTTTGACCGGGATGGCATTGGCAAGAGCAGAGGAAGCTTCGTCGTAGATCATACCGAGTACGTAACGTACGCGCCACAACGTGCCAGGCCTTCACGTCATCTTCTTATCGACTCATCCTAGCTACTCTCTGGTTAACTAATATTCAGTCGAGATCATCATGCTAAGTAAGTGCATTGCTGAGCACCTGATAAGTACATGCACTAGGTAAAGTATAGTGTCTTATCTGACACGGTGAAGGCGGCTAAAAGTAAAAGAATTTTCTCTTGTTGATGACTTTTCTACCCAGCATGATGGCGTGAGTTGTTAGCATTCTTAACCGATATTATGCGACTACTGATTGTTAAACGACAAGGGCATTTGTCCATCTTTGACGGCCTCTTTCACGACCAGTCATCCCTTCTCGATGAGCAATTTGATAAAATGACACATTTTTTCTTGTACTTTGATCCAATGGCACGACTTTCTTTTTATTAGATTAAATAGCACACTTTTCATTCATAGCTGGATAAAATGGCACAAACTGAATTTTTCCTTCTTTTCCAAGTCTGAGCCCACACGTCATAATACTTTGGACGAATTTGCCCTTCTGTCTGGTCAACCGGTTTCATTGAAACAGAGGAAAGGAGACTATGCCAAAAAAGATCAGAGGAGACGAATGACCCAGAGGAACGATCAAAACAGAGACGAACGATCCCGAGGAGACTCACAGGTTCCCTCCCATCCCGTCTCTcccttcatctctctctctctattatatatctctctctctccttctaATTCGATTCAATAAGCATGTAAATTAAAGCTAAATTTCTTCAAGACCGGGCATCAATACAAGCTGAATTTCTTCACAGGAAAAAGCATCTGTAGCTTTTAGACAGCTGAACGGGCAATCAAAATTAAAAGCTAAATTCAGGCCAGCGGCATGAGTTTCATAGGTAGACTGCTAAAGCTAGCACTACGGCGGCGAGCAGCTACAGCCAACTACAACTGCAAGCAGCTACGAACACGTGCTACAGTCAGGACTCGAACATGTCCAGCAAGGGACCTGGACTACGACGCGCTACAGGGAACTTGAAGTGGCGGCACCCTTCTTCTCCTGCATGGGTGAGGGAGCGGCCGGAGCGTGGTGGACGGCGGCACCCTTCTTCTCCGACACGCCAAGGGAGCGATCAGAGTGCGACGGACAGCATAGCGTCCTCCACAGGAACGGGCGCGGCGCGGTGAGGTGGTGGCGCCGGGGAGTAGCGGCGAGGATTCATAGTTGTGGGGAAGAAGCACACCAAACCAGTAGCGGCGAGGATTCATAGCTGTGCTTGGCTCCGAACCAGTTGACCAAGAAGAAAGGGCAAAATAGTCCAAAATATTATGACTTGTGTGCCCAGACTTGAATAAGGAAAAAAGACTCAGTTTGTGTCATTTTATCCAGCTATGAATCAAAAGTGTGTTGTTTAATCTAATAGAAAAAAGATGTGCCATTGGATCAAAGTACGAGGAAAAGTGTGCCATTTTATCAAATTGCTCCTTCTCGACAGTTCTAGCTTTTGCGCGAGCCCTGTAGTACTACATATAGCTGAACAGCGGAAACGACACCTCCGAAAGCCATATGCAGATAATCAGATTTGTGCGTGTACAGAGACTTGGAAGTACTCCCTCCAgttctttttagtctgcatatcaattttgtctgaagtcaaagcATCTCTACTTTGACCGAATTTATAGAAAAAAAATATTAACATTTACGATGCCAAATTAATTTTGTTAGATTCATTACGAAATGTGGTTTCATGGGATATATATTTGGTAtggtagatattgatattttttaatatatatttgatcaaactttgcaaagtttgacttGACCCAAATCTAATATGCGGAGGGAGTAACGTGGAGTCCAGCATTATGCAGTGGCGTCGTCCTTGGCTTGCACGCCATGTCAATGGCATGACCGCATCAGCGTCGGCAATCATTTCCTCCAGATCCAACGCCTCTGCCTGGCCCCAACAGAAtgcaggggacactttgttttcaGTTACAACAATCAGGGTGGGCACCAGTCCCGTCTGAAACAAAATAATTTTGTCCATCTTCGTTCCATGCGAGAATTCTGCAGTGTTGAAGTTGGTGTCTTCATTGGACTAGATTCATTTGCTACCTCCAATATACGGTAGCGCTGCCTTGATCCCATCTCTGCATGCATGATTGGGGGAACAAACAGGCATATTTGCACCCTACGTGCAACCAACTAGCGGATCATCTGATCATCACGACATTCAATGGATATGCATGGATCGAACGCCGGGCAGCCGAAGATCCGCCGAAGGGCCAGCGCGGCGGCGGAAGAGCGGCTCCACCGGGCCACCGAAGCGGCAAAAACAGTCCTCGGAGCCCGAGAAGCCGAAAACAGTGCCCCTTTCAGGGACCAAAAGATATGCCCGGACGCGACTGTGTCCATGCTCGGGATCGTTGGGTTCAGGACAGCGAAATCCGCAATCAATTTAGAGCGTTTCCGAAAGAAAACAATCAAATGCAGTGATGTACTTACGTATTACGCTTCTCTGTGGGGCTGAAATCATTTTGTGGGTGATGTGGGGCTGTGGTCTCGGATAAATATCCGAGCTCGTCACTCGATCTTAgcatctactccctccattcgaaATTACTCGTTCAAGAAATGAATGCATCCAGATGTATTTTAATTGTAGATACATCAATTTTTATGACAAGTAATTTCACACAAAGGGAGTAGAGTACTACCTGTTGCCGCTTGAATTTGTATCCTTGTGTGCACGAAATGTACTTGACTTGGACGTTAGCTACGTCGACAATGATCATGTGACTCCAGCACTAGTGGCGAGAATAATCTAACCCAGCCTCCAAGAGAAGACCGGCCTTATCCATCTGCATGTTCCACCTAGATCGAAAGAAGTGAACCGGCTTGTTCTTGTgtaaaaaaggaaaagaaaatgGAAGCTTGTGCCCAGTGGCCGATGCCGATGGGAACGTATCCTCTAACATCATGAAGAGATGTCACGAAGCTACAGTGCAATCCCAGTGCAAAACGAAGAAGGGATGTTATAAACACTGTAGCAAAGACACTGCGCACAATTACTATTCATAGAAAATAAAATCCGAAATTACTTTTATTGTATCATAATTTTGTTTGTATGTAATTTTTATAAATGTATACAGTACATTTGTAATTTGCAAATTAATTCAAGTCATTTTATGCTTAATCGTATGGATGTGACGAAGGAATGTCAGGATACTGTAGGTTCCCTGACATTCCTTTGTGATGTTAGAGGATTTCGTTCCGATGCCGATAGGCGATGGCTGCTTGATTCCTTGTCGAACGCTAGTTACCTTACCTGTGGGGCCAGATGCTCCCAACTGGCACCGGGTTTGGGGCCCGGCAAGTGGATGCCGACACGACATGTCCCGGCCCAATCCAGTCTGCTTAGTTTTAGACCACACACCAACTTTCTGCTTTTAGTTTTGCTACAGTCCACATAATACTACTTTCTTCTTTTGGTTCGAGTTGTGATTGTGAACACAACCATCTACAGAATCGGACGTGTAGCAGCGCTCCCACAGAATTAACAGCGCCGCAGAACTGGCTGGAGCACCTACCTTCGTACGTATTCTGTGGACACCATCTGGGCATGTAATAATCGCTGAGAAGGCATACGCGGCGGCTCAGTGTGAAGTTACAGCGACGGCCGGTGTCCCACGGAGGACATGTGTCGATCTGCCGCTGGCCAATTCGTCGCCGCACCTCAACTGATTCAATTCGCCGCGGACAATGTCAGCAGGCCGCATTGTCATGAGCTGTGTCGTGGCAGTACGTGCGCACTGTAGAACTGAGTCCATTCCGCTCCATGATAAAACAACCCTCGATCACCATCGCCGGCCATTATTAGTTTCATCCAACTCCAAGCCAGTGCTCTTCGCTCTGGAATATTCCTAGTTAATGGCCGGCGGGTCAGGTCCGTGGTGACTAACCACCACCAGCTAGCTAGCAGCGCCACCTCGAGAGCGTCGCCATGGCAGGGGCGGAGGGACCGGCCGTGTAGCGGGCAGCACGAGGCGGCTGGAGGAGTTATCTGGAGGTCGATCGACGATGGCGGTGCACGTGGTGCTCCTCGCCGTGCCGGCGGTCGGCGGGTTCATGCAGGCGTTCAAGTTCTCGGTCCTGCTCTGGCCGTTCAACATCACGCTGCCGCTGCTCCGCCACCTGCCGCGCGTCTGCCTCACGCTCAGGGCCGCCGCGGCGCACTACGACGCCGAGCTGCGAGCGTACCTCACCGCCCGCCGGACGGTGCCGCTGCCGGAGCCGGGGTACTCCACCCTCCGCGGCGCGCAGAGGCGCACCCGTGAGCAGCTCGCCGCGCACGCCATGATCGCCCTCGTCGACATCTCCTACTGATGTCGCGTAGCCAACAGCTGCTTAACTCTGGCGCTGCTCTTCTTGGTTTGATAGGCTGCTTCAGAGCTTTTTTTGGCGGTGCTCTTCTTGGTCGTATAGGTTAGTTATAAGAATTTCAATTGGATCCTGCACATAGCCACATGGGTCTTCCATTTCTCTTTGCCTGCATTCGTCGGCTGCGTTAATGAATTTGTTGTGATCTGTGTTCATTTATGAAATGCAAAGGAGCTTAAATTAGGACATACCTGGCTTCATATTGTTTTTTGAAACAGTTGCACCGATCTTATTCCTTGTGAAAGATGGTTGGAATTGGCAAGAATCCAACCACAAGACTACAAATAAAATCACTGGAAACATATACACTACAGCTCGGGGTCGGGGATATGATTTGCACAAAGCAAAGAATAGGAAAACACATTCAAGGAACATCGTCCGAACAGGTTTCACGTTGGCCGAGTCCATTTTGAACCCTGATCTCACTGAATTCTTCAACTGCGTGCGAAAATAAATGCAAATAAATAAATGTGTTGACATTGTATATCTTCTCCTAGCTCATAATTTGAGGTCATATGTTAAACATTGGTAGTTTGTACTACCAAACTTGTACTAAAGCAACATCAATTAATATGGATCGGGGGGAGTAACATTGTTTGACGTCATATGTTAAAGTGCTTTGTGGATTTTGTGGATGTTCGCGAACCCTTCTTCATTTTTACTCATATATGAGATGTCGAAATAAATAAGGAGCTAGTAAAGAAATGTTAATCCTCATTATTTGGATAATTCACAATGGAACATCAAGGCTTTTTAAAAAACTGTTTTCATAGATAaagctgccaagaagaagaaagtcAAGTTTTTGCTCATACATTGTTTGGTATTTAAGTTGTGTACTTAAGATCATGAAGAGATAGTTGGTCTGTTCACACTGTTCAATATGCCTTGCTACACTGAGGCAGTGAGTGAGGCCCAAGCAGCCCAATGC
This DNA window, taken from Triticum urartu cultivar G1812 unplaced genomic scaffold, Tu2.1 TuUngrouped_contig_6173, whole genome shotgun sequence, encodes the following:
- the LOC125530243 gene encoding uncharacterized protein LOC125530243 yields the protein MAIHLLAFMAAKGFVQVFQVSAPLLWPLNLWLPLPRNLPEVCVVVCSALAAHVAWLRRAYARRGSRSRDDDDSELHRQALVDASAY
- the LOC125530244 gene encoding uncharacterized protein LOC125530244, whose translation is MAVHVVLLAVPAVGGFMQAFKFSVLLWPFNITLPLLRHLPRVCLTLRAAAAHYDAELRAYLTARRTVPLPEPGYSTLRGAQRRTREQLAAHAMIALVDISY